From the Chloroflexus aurantiacus J-10-fl genome, one window contains:
- a CDS encoding SH3 domain-containing protein — translation MPTTSEMYERGAADAERGEFNPFYYQHYYYYRQGYDSVRRRNRPGINRVGILLISGIGVVGLVALVWLIGRIGPAVVAQPVASPTTVATTPQPSPIPPTPTPLPSPTPIPTEAPPTLQVGGRAVVVNVGEAALRLRASPGLTARVIARIPAGREVVLLEGPIEVDGYTWWRVEVGSQSGWCAVATPDGLTFLEPVAP, via the coding sequence ATGCCAACCACGAGTGAGATGTATGAACGCGGTGCTGCCGATGCCGAGCGTGGTGAATTTAATCCGTTCTACTATCAGCACTACTACTACTACCGGCAAGGGTACGACTCGGTACGGCGCCGTAACCGACCAGGTATAAACCGGGTCGGCATATTACTCATAAGTGGCATTGGTGTGGTTGGACTGGTTGCGCTGGTATGGCTGATTGGACGTATTGGCCCGGCTGTCGTAGCGCAGCCAGTAGCATCACCGACAACAGTGGCTACAACTCCGCAACCTTCACCAATCCCTCCGACGCCAACACCACTCCCTTCACCCACACCAATTCCAACAGAGGCCCCACCAACCCTCCAGGTTGGTGGCCGAGCGGTCGTTGTGAATGTCGGTGAAGCTGCCCTGCGTCTACGCGCTTCACCAGGACTGACAGCCCGCGTGATTGCCCGCATCCCTGCCGGACGTGAAGTGGTGCTGCTTGAAGGGCCGATTGAGGTCGATGGTTATACATGGTGGCGTGTTGAGGTCGGATCACAAAGCGGTTGGTGCGCTGTCGCGACACCTGATGGGTTGACCTTTCTGGAACCGGTTGCCCCCTGA
- the fmt gene encoding methionyl-tRNA formyltransferase encodes MRILFLGSPSFAVHALEALVAAGHEIVGVVTQPDRPAGRDRRLTPPPVKIAAMAHNLPVLQPETLRDPTVVETLSALQPEVGVVAAYGEILRRAVLSIPPLGYLNIHPSLLPLYRGPTPVAGAILAGETVTGVTIMLLDPSMDSGPILAQAVVDLPPTARAGQLTDELFRIGADLLVQVLPRYARGEIEPRPQDHSRATVTKMLKKEDGRIDWSLPAIVIERMTRAYDPWPGAYTFWRGQPLRIIKAAVASADGTNVPGTVIGRSGSGHPLVQTGSDALELIEVQPASRRPMSGSAWLAGVHADNIRLGE; translated from the coding sequence ATGCGTATTTTATTTCTGGGCAGTCCATCATTCGCCGTTCACGCATTAGAGGCATTAGTTGCCGCCGGACACGAGATTGTCGGTGTTGTAACGCAACCAGACCGACCGGCCGGTCGTGACCGCCGGCTGACACCACCACCGGTAAAGATTGCAGCAATGGCCCATAACCTGCCGGTGCTCCAACCAGAGACATTGCGCGATCCGACAGTGGTTGAGACGTTGAGCGCTCTGCAACCAGAAGTTGGGGTCGTCGCTGCCTACGGTGAAATTCTACGTCGGGCTGTGTTGAGTATTCCGCCATTGGGGTATCTCAACATCCATCCATCGCTGCTGCCGCTATACCGTGGCCCTACCCCGGTAGCGGGCGCTATCCTGGCCGGAGAGACGGTAACCGGTGTGACGATTATGTTGCTCGATCCCAGTATGGATAGCGGACCGATCCTGGCTCAGGCTGTCGTTGATCTGCCACCAACCGCACGCGCCGGTCAATTGACCGATGAACTCTTTCGGATTGGCGCCGATTTGCTGGTGCAAGTGTTGCCACGCTATGCCCGTGGCGAGATTGAGCCTCGTCCACAAGATCACAGTCGGGCGACCGTGACTAAGATGCTGAAAAAAGAGGACGGTCGTATCGATTGGTCGTTACCGGCGATAGTGATTGAACGGATGACGAGGGCTTATGATCCGTGGCCTGGTGCTTATACCTTTTGGCGTGGTCAACCACTGCGTATTATCAAAGCGGCGGTAGCTTCGGCTGACGGTACAAACGTGCCGGGTACCGTTATTGGGCGTAGTGGCAGTGGGCATCCACTGGTGCAAACTGGCAGTGATGCCCTGGAGCTGATTGAAGTCCAGCCGGCCAGTCGCCGCCCCATGAGTGGCTCAGCCTGGCTGGCCGGTGTTCATGCTGACAACATCCGGCTAGGGGAGTAG
- a CDS encoding MDR/zinc-dependent alcohol dehydrogenase-like family protein: protein MRAIFFNGDLQYTTDYPDPVRQPGEALIRPHLVGICNTDLEITRGYMNFRGVLGHEFVGTVVASDDPSWQGKRVVGEINAACRRCPTCLRGDVSHCPQRTTLGIYRRDGAMADLFTLPEACLHEVPASVSDEAAVFTEPLAAALEIVEQSHIRPTERVAVVGDGKLGAMIVQVLRLTGCELTLIGRHPERWDVYRQQGITCVRSTDLPGTLFDVVVDCTGNPSGLNIARQIIRPRGRLILKSTFAAETQLNLSMVVVDEIQLIGSRCGPFAPALRLLERGLIATTPLISARYPLAEGLQAFAAAPGQLKVLLSV from the coding sequence ATGCGAGCAATTTTTTTCAATGGTGACCTGCAATATACCACCGATTATCCTGACCCCGTTCGTCAGCCCGGTGAGGCCTTAATTCGTCCGCACCTGGTCGGTATCTGCAACACCGATCTGGAGATCACTCGTGGCTACATGAATTTTCGCGGCGTACTTGGTCATGAGTTTGTTGGTACCGTTGTCGCCAGTGACGATCCATCCTGGCAGGGGAAGCGCGTCGTCGGAGAAATTAATGCGGCCTGTCGCCGCTGCCCCACCTGTTTGCGCGGCGATGTCAGCCATTGTCCACAACGCACAACCCTTGGTATCTACCGGCGTGATGGAGCGATGGCCGACCTGTTCACGTTACCCGAGGCCTGCCTGCACGAAGTGCCTGCCTCGGTGAGTGATGAAGCTGCGGTCTTCACCGAACCGCTGGCAGCCGCGCTCGAAATCGTCGAACAGAGCCATATTCGTCCAACCGAGCGGGTTGCTGTCGTAGGTGACGGCAAACTCGGTGCTATGATCGTTCAAGTTCTCCGTCTCACCGGTTGTGAACTCACGCTGATCGGTCGGCATCCCGAACGGTGGGACGTTTACCGTCAGCAGGGAATAACCTGTGTGCGCAGTACAGACCTTCCCGGCACCTTATTTGATGTCGTCGTCGATTGTACCGGTAATCCATCTGGCTTGAATATCGCACGACAAATCATTCGTCCACGTGGTCGATTAATCTTGAAGAGCACCTTTGCTGCCGAGACTCAGCTTAACCTTAGCATGGTGGTAGTTGATGAGATTCAATTGATTGGCTCGCGCTGTGGGCCATTTGCGCCCGCATTACGCTTACTAGAACGGGGACTGATTGCCACCACTCCCTTGATCAGTGCCCGTTATCCACTTGCTGAAGGTTTACAAGCGTTTGCCGCTGCTCCCGGCCAACTTAAGGTTTTGCTCAGTGTCTGA